CCTTTGAAATGTGTGTTCTGTGGCTGTTCCGCAGTGGCAGAACAGCAGTAAAGTTTCTGGCAGATAATAGTCTCACTTGGTTATTCATAAGGAGCAAACAGAAGGGGAAATGTAAATGTTACACGATTAATCCTTCATTGTACATGCTATTATTCCTAATAGGTATTaattaagattaatttttttaactgttggTAAAGGGGACTTGACATTCAAAGGTCAATTTGCACATTAAAAACACTTGACTACGGacaaggaaaacagcaaaagatCAGAAAAATTGTAAAACAAAAGGATGTGGTGTGATTGAACTGTTCCACGTCTTGAATCTTAATAAATAATGGGTGAAATTGTGTTGGATATGGCAGGAGCTGACTTGTCATTTATTGCTAGCAGTCTTGATGTTGACCCACTCATCTTTCCATGGTGAATAGGTATGCTGTGTCCATGGCAAGAAGAATTGGTGCCAGAGTTTATGCTCTTCCAGAAGATCTTGTGGAGGTGAAACCGAAGATGGTCATGACCGTGTTTGCCTGCTTGATGGGCAGAGGAATGAAGCGAGTATAAAagagttgaaaagaaaaaaaaacaaaatgcaacaaaaacccaacctgCCACCCTGGGTGCATGAGTAGCAGATCGGCTGTGACCACGTTGAAATGCTGTTGGCCTGGAACTGTTGAGGTTCAAAGGACTTTGTTTTGCTTCGCAAGACAAACTCTTTATCAAAATTctcagggagaggagttttAACCAACAGACATGCtcttttcccaaaggaaagTTTAACTTATCAAGAGCTCACAGAAATGCATTCATAGCAGACCTGAATCTTGCAATactgctctggagctgctttCACTCCATTATTTCTCAGTTACTTGATGCGTGGTTTTTTTACCCTGGAGGGCTTATAAGGTGGTTGGTATGAGTTGTAATGGAAACAAATCTAATTTCTATCTGCAGTCCACTTTAATTTCTGTCATACAGTCCAAGCATATTCTAGGTTTGACCACATCCTTAACTTTGCACATAAAACTACAGTACAATTTGGGACCTGCAGGTCAGCTCACAATGCTAAATGAGAAATGTGTAATTAGAAGATGATCTTCCTCTGGTATTCTTTGTACATGGTGCTTTTTTGTACATCTAACTATTTTGATTACTTTACAAATAAAGCATGGcagttttttctcttgctgcttataaaaaaattaagatttttttgttttgatttgtttttttcttttgtttaaggTTATACTATATATGATAATACCACCATCCTTGGACCTCTTGTGGTAACATATGATATCATGTTGCTGATGGCACGGTTACACCTGAGAATGGAAGTGAATGCATTTTTGTATGCATCTTGGTTCAGTCCTGTGCacctagaaaataatttttacaaaaatctGCATGAAATCtataacttttttatttaaaatgctgttggATATAAAACCATACTACATTGTGGGGAGGTTTTGTGCAGGGAAGAGGCAAATGGTATAAACAGCAGGGTTCAATAAAGTGAGCAGCAAATGTGCTGGAAcataaaactatttttacaGATAAATGGAAGCGTTTTCGCCAAAGAAGGAAGATGCTGTATCCATAGGATTTAATATTATCTTGCTTTGGCAAGCTGTTTGCTATATTTTGAGATCATATTGCTATTCCAAGCTATTCAAAGTGATGTAATATGGTGGCAAACCATtagttgaaataaaaacatttaaatacatGCCTCTCTCCTTATTTACACTGACCCAGCATGGCAGCCTGTCTTCACCTGCAGCTGGTGCTTCTGGGCTTCCATGTCACACACCAACTTTCCCACTTTTAATGGCCAGATACAAGTCTGCTATTAGGTGCTGGTTCTTCAAAGCATGTTGAGAGGTTGGTGCTGCcattaaaagcaaaggaagaacaCGTTTGTTCCTCAGTATCATAATGCTTCATGGACTTTAGAGATGAAAGTTTGTAAGACAACTAATTGAGTGAAAGGGATTTAACTTTTCTATGTATAGGAGATGAAAAAAGGGCAGGTGAGAGGAAAGAAtttggcagggagctgggaatgtcaGCAAACTGCCACAGTGATTTACTGTATGAAGCCTCTTGCACAGCCATTTGGGAACTTTCCACTGGTAcaattttttcctaagaaaatatGTTAACAACGCTTCCACAGGAAATTGCATGTTTTCGCTGAAGATGGACTGATATACAGTAAGTAGAGTCACATCCCTCCTGCTGAAACAGTAGGTGATTTATAGCACTGTGGGGGGGTATGGTGTAGTCAAGGGCAAAATTCTTGGACTTTGGAAGTGGCCACGTGCATCTCTCCTGTCTCGCCTCTTTGGCTCCTGGTACCAGGTTACAGGGGGAGAAATGGAAACTCTTGACAATTAGAGAATAGGAGAGCATCTTCTCCTTGTGCTGGATGTATTTAAGAAATGGGCTCACTCAAAGAGTGAAGGTCAGAGTGAAGGtccactgcagagcaggcaggacaaACCCCGGTGTTTTTGCACCAGTAAAGCCTCTGCCAAACAAGATTTCAAATAGTTTGTGTTGTCAATCACACCTAAAATTTCCAACAGAAACCAGAgatacaggggtttttttcttcctgaaagtatttttgctttttgatattaaagtatttgtttatatttattgaATTACTTGTTTTTGTTTACTCAAGtctgcttttgtttccaagTTTTTTTAGCAGTGTCAGCTTTGttcataaaattttttttaagcagtcaagcttgctgctgcctttgtggATATATGTTGTCCTTAATCTCAAGGTTCTCCTTCTAATGTCATTCCAAGCCAAAACTGCATTATTAGGGCCTGTGTTTTGTGGtggaagtttttcttctgttccttgcAAGTTTCGTTTTTTGTGGCTTAAAAGTATAGCTGTGTGTTCTTCCCAAGCATACTGTGTACAACttgttaaatatttctattgCTGTTTCATTATAGCACAGAAGAAGGAATTTAGTTGTGCTTCTGTTCAGTGTTTAATGAAGTGATGGTGTAAAAGTGTAAGGAATATTTTTTGTAAGCATTCAGAGGAGACAAGGCTCTCCTCCTTATAAATTTTTCGCCAATTTATATTATTCAGTGGAAAAAATCTAATCTTTTAGGGACTTAAAAAATTGCTGAGGTGGACTTCgcttgcttgttttttgctTCTGCCTTTTTCTATTGCAGCTTGGTGGCAGAGGGGAATGCTAAAGCAAGAAACAAACTGGAGTTTTTCTCCACTGCTTTCCAAAGTATGTGAAGCTGAGGAAAGTGAGGATTGTGAAACAGCACCAAGAAAAAGTAAGCAAAAATTTATTGACCACTGAATACTTTGCAGAAACCTAATCACAGTCTGATAATGAGGAGGATGCAGCATGTGTGGTTTTGTTGTACAGCCCCAGTTTGTCCCTTCACTAGTGCAACAGCAAAGGTTGGCTTTAGTCTACACTCCATGGCAGGTTTCCCATGTCAAAATGTGCTGGGGTTTGTGTTTTCAGCCCTAAACAAAGGTTTATTTCTCTTACCTCTTATGAGCTTGGAATAATTCCTCTAAGGACAGGGGCAAATGTGGTGAGTCTGCCACACATTCTGTTGCTTCCTTCTGTGAGCACTCAGTAAACACTGGGCATGTTTTATGGCAAGTGCTTATACAGTGATAGGTGCTGAAAATATAAGGCAAAAAGTTGTAAAGAACAAAGTTCCTCagacctggctgtgctgccaccagCCCTCATGGCTGATGGCAAAGTCAGAGCAAGGGACACAGCTGTGGGTGGTGGGGGTTCTGCTCACTGCAGCTTTAGGAATTACTCAATTCCTGAAGTCTCCCAacagtggaaaacaaagagaCACTCTGAGGCACAAATGCTGTCTGTGCAGGTGATGTCCTCTGTGTGCTGGCAGCCAAAGCCTGGGGAAGACCATGCTAGTTCTGCAGGACAGGTCTCCATGGGCAGACTTACTCTACTTGTGATGCAATTTAATCTCTGCAGGAaatccagctctgctgttgaCTGTGCCTGGTGCCTGAAGGATGGGATTTGCCATCAGTATTACTATGAGCACCAGACTCCTTGGACGAGCACTGACAAATGGTGCTGCTGGTTCTGGAGGTTGTGGGGCTGCTTCTGTGAATTGGCAATGGGAATTGCTTCCTGCAGAGCGGAGGGGTTTCCCAGTCAGGGGTTTAGCCCAATGAGATGTTCTATCTGGCCAGGAACACATTGCAAGTCACAATcttgcaaaggaaaaagcatccaaaaatacttaatatttctGGATGTGACTGCATCAGTGGACAAGTGTCCCATGTCACCAGCACAAACCCCTGCCCTGAACTTGCCAATGTGAGTGTTTACATTGAATTCTGATGTTAACATTTCAGATTTGAGCATTGCCCATGAGTGAAAGCATTTACTCCTCTGTAATAAAATCCCTTTATTTCCATATAAAATCCACCTGTAATAAAAACCATCCTTCACAAGTaaatagtaagaaaataaataagtagcCTCCACCTTATAATTTAAACATCATTAAAATGTGGCTACCAAGATGTCCTACCCCCTTGCACTGTACCACGTGTGCCAGGCAAGTGCCAGCAGGATGACCTTGCTGGGGAGAGTGGGGGGCTCTGGAGCCACGCTGGTACCAGCCTCCCTGCACTTGTCTTCACTTGCCAGCTCGAGGGGCACCGTGCAGTCCATCAGGTCCCCTGGGTGGGGGTCATTGAGCACCGTTGTGTTGTGAGGGCCCAGGAAGGCACAGTCCAGCCCTTCGATCACAGCCCTGCGCGTCACCATCCACTGCCAGAACCAGAGCATCCTGCAGTCGCAGTTCCAGGGGTTGTGGGATAAAAACACGTACTTCAGCTTTGTCAGCCCAGAGAACAAGCGGATGGGGAGGGAACTGAGGTTGTTTTTGCTTAGGTGAACGAAGTGCAGCTTGTGTAAGTATGAAAAAGCAGAGTCTGAGATCGAGGAGATCTGGTTGTTGTTCAAGTACAAGTTTCTCAAGTTGAGCAGATGTCTGAAGGTGCAGTCCACAGCAGTGATTTTGTTGGCTTCGAGGTGCAGGGTCTTGAGCTGGATCAACCCTTCAAAAAGCTGATTAGGCAAATCAGTGATGAAGTTGTGTCCTAAATTTAACATGCCCATTCTGAGGAGCTTTGTGAAAGCGCCATTTTGAATGAT
This Chiroxiphia lanceolata isolate bChiLan1 chromosome 14, bChiLan1.pri, whole genome shotgun sequence DNA region includes the following protein-coding sequences:
- the LOC116794067 gene encoding nyctalopin-like: MSFLVIFVFTCAAKAGLSQNISDSCPSMCKCTTEDTVLCIRAGLKALPGEIAASTISLNLSNNYLRTLDTNTFRNLTFLHSLWLDGNNLTFLTPGTFHALNKLRELHLSRNSRLTYLHANTFRGLLNLISLDLSHCNIFEIHPLLFSHLPSLESLDLASNNMRYVPQAFSNLSSLTRLSLEGNHIEAIGRDSLKDLEMLYDLNLRKNRIWIIQNGAFTKLLRMGMLNLGHNFITDLPNQLFEGLIQLKTLHLEANKITAVDCTFRHLLNLRNLYLNNNQISSISDSAFSYLHKLHFVHLSKNNLSSLPIRLFSGLTKLKYVFLSHNPWNCDCRMLWFWQWMVTRRAVIEGLDCAFLGPHNTTVLNDPHPGDLMDCTVPLELASEDKCREAGTSVAPEPPTLPSKVILLALAWHTWYSARG